Proteins encoded by one window of Sphaerochaeta sp.:
- the infA gene encoding translation initiation factor IF-1 encodes MAKEEAIEVEGIVKEALPNTMFRVELQNNHVILAFLSGKMRKHYIRIVPGDKVRIELSPYDLTKGRITFRER; translated from the coding sequence TTGGCCAAAGAAGAAGCTATTGAAGTAGAGGGAATCGTCAAAGAAGCGCTTCCCAATACGATGTTCCGTGTGGAACTGCAGAACAATCACGTGATTCTTGCCTTTCTGTCCGGCAAGATGCGCAAGCATTACATCCGAATCGTCCCTGGTGACAAAGTACGGATTGAGTTGTCTCCGTATGACCTGACCAAGGGACGCATCACCTTCAGGGAACGATAA
- a CDS encoding Smr/MutS family protein, whose amino-acid sequence MGRKKRHQQPKTTQKDRLAADDDAYRPFQGIRLVEKTTEPEPKNKRTIPPAPKRNPGPIVTGFDKDADFGDILKAWESGQDPSTVKGGLKHPSTVDDRRDFGDIFAEWEREHGQKASRPVAKQQPKINKSQPYRQTKDFGSILSQYEGTDAKPVRPVKQRKPTPEPVVPVSRPEIPHKPSQVKGSGKSFGELLDQFEGKETIVPKAPEPVATPPAPSPIPSAEVHPSDVAWKVELTRTGASKGVLQETYQHPESPVAEEEEDKEQHLFTPSEVQGSGKDFGTLLDSYEQKKAAEDSDFAKIYASWSTMSDEEKAIERSKQIKREPDHPNHTISELRAMQPQVTLDLHGMKAEEAATATGTFLEDSYRHHLLKVCVIPGKGLHSADGKGVLKDIALSEIRLSGVVREAYSPKACYGGSGVIWVILKPS is encoded by the coding sequence ATGGGACGAAAGAAACGCCACCAGCAACCCAAGACAACCCAAAAAGACCGTCTTGCCGCAGATGATGACGCATATCGTCCGTTCCAAGGCATCCGGTTGGTGGAAAAAACCACCGAGCCGGAACCCAAGAACAAACGCACCATTCCACCGGCTCCCAAACGAAATCCTGGTCCGATCGTTACCGGATTCGACAAGGATGCTGATTTTGGGGATATCCTCAAAGCGTGGGAGTCCGGACAGGATCCTTCCACCGTCAAAGGTGGGCTGAAGCATCCCAGCACGGTGGATGACAGGCGTGATTTCGGTGACATCTTCGCCGAATGGGAGCGGGAGCACGGACAGAAAGCGTCCCGCCCTGTTGCCAAGCAACAGCCCAAGATCAACAAGAGCCAACCATATCGCCAGACAAAGGACTTTGGGTCCATTCTCTCCCAATACGAAGGGACCGACGCAAAACCGGTACGTCCGGTTAAGCAACGGAAACCCACTCCGGAGCCGGTCGTTCCGGTATCTCGGCCAGAGATACCGCACAAGCCATCCCAAGTAAAGGGAAGCGGCAAGAGTTTCGGAGAACTGCTGGATCAATTTGAAGGAAAAGAGACCATCGTCCCAAAAGCTCCGGAGCCGGTGGCGACACCTCCCGCACCATCTCCGATTCCGTCTGCAGAAGTCCATCCCAGTGATGTCGCCTGGAAGGTGGAGCTGACCCGTACCGGAGCAAGCAAAGGCGTGTTGCAGGAAACCTACCAGCATCCGGAATCTCCTGTTGCGGAGGAAGAGGAAGACAAGGAACAACACCTGTTCACCCCTTCCGAAGTGCAGGGGTCAGGGAAGGATTTCGGGACGTTGCTTGACTCGTATGAACAGAAGAAAGCGGCAGAGGATTCAGACTTCGCCAAGATTTACGCCTCCTGGTCGACGATGAGTGACGAGGAGAAGGCCATTGAGCGGTCTAAACAGATAAAGCGGGAGCCGGATCATCCCAACCATACCATCTCGGAACTCCGTGCGATGCAACCGCAGGTCACGCTGGATCTCCATGGCATGAAGGCGGAGGAAGCCGCCACGGCGACGGGTACGTTTCTGGAAGACAGCTATCGCCATCATCTGCTGAAGGTGTGCGTCATCCCGGGGAAAGGGCTCCACAGCGCTGATGGCAAAGGGGTGCTGAAGGATATCGCCCTCAGCGAGATACGTCTCTCCGGTGTGGTGCGTGAGGCGTACAGCCCCAAAGCGTGTTACGGGGGCAGCGGCGTCATCTGGGTGATTCTCAAGCCATCATGA
- a CDS encoding CBS and ACT domain-containing protein, which translates to MIIERRMTRNPVTATPDMPIAEASKLMKDEKIHRLPVLDKNKNLVGIISEKDILYASPSPASSLSIHEMAYLLSKITVKQLMSKNVVTITKDTTVEEAARLMVDQDLSCLPVLEDGKLVGIVSKSDMFKILLELFGARHFGVRVSFLVTDHPGTIAKISQALCEQGVDIIALGTFMGTEPSNAMITIKVQGAPPSKVIDILKPYVDQILDVREV; encoded by the coding sequence ATGATAATCGAACGTAGAATGACCCGCAATCCTGTGACCGCGACGCCTGATATGCCCATCGCGGAAGCCTCGAAACTGATGAAGGATGAGAAAATCCATCGTCTTCCTGTTTTGGACAAGAACAAGAATCTGGTGGGGATCATCAGCGAAAAAGATATCCTGTACGCATCCCCGTCACCGGCGTCCAGCCTGTCCATCCATGAGATGGCATACCTGCTGTCCAAGATTACGGTGAAGCAGTTGATGAGCAAGAACGTGGTGACCATCACCAAGGACACGACGGTGGAGGAAGCCGCCCGTCTGATGGTCGACCAGGATCTCTCCTGCCTGCCCGTCCTGGAAGACGGCAAGTTGGTCGGCATCGTCTCCAAGAGCGACATGTTCAAGATTCTGTTGGAGCTGTTCGGCGCCCGTCACTTCGGCGTTCGTGTTTCGTTTCTTGTCACCGACCATCCCGGCACCATCGCCAAGATTTCCCAGGCGCTCTGCGAGCAGGGTGTGGACATCATCGCGCTTGGTACGTTCATGGGAACCGAGCCGAGCAACGCGATGATCACCATCAAGGTGCAAGGTGCACCCCCAAGCAAGGTGATCGACATCCTCAAACCGTATGTTGACCAGATTCTTGACGTAAGGGAAGTGTGA
- a CDS encoding ABC transporter ATP-binding protein, with the protein MADLLTIENIGVTYGNIKALTGVSMHVSQGDVVCLIGANGAGKSTLLKAIMGQEPLVTGKITYNGEAICDAELPHHKRLTTDRIAAKGISLVPEGRRVFTDMTVEENLDMGAFLVKDPKVIAERKAEMYDFFPILGSRRKQKTRSLSGGEQQMMAISRALMSSPNLLLLDEPGLGLAPLVIQDIFEKISYINKQDKVTIFLVEQNARMALKASTEGYVMENGKIVLADRSSNLLVNERVRQAYLGE; encoded by the coding sequence ATGGCTGATTTGCTGACCATTGAGAATATCGGTGTCACCTACGGGAACATCAAAGCGCTGACCGGCGTGTCCATGCATGTTTCCCAAGGAGACGTCGTTTGTTTGATCGGCGCCAACGGTGCCGGAAAGAGTACGTTGTTGAAAGCCATCATGGGGCAGGAGCCGCTGGTCACCGGAAAGATTACCTACAACGGGGAAGCGATCTGTGACGCGGAGCTTCCTCATCACAAACGGCTGACCACCGATCGTATCGCCGCCAAAGGCATTTCACTGGTTCCGGAAGGGCGGCGGGTGTTCACCGACATGACGGTGGAGGAGAACCTTGACATGGGTGCGTTCCTGGTCAAGGATCCCAAGGTGATCGCCGAACGCAAAGCGGAAATGTATGATTTCTTTCCGATCCTTGGTTCCCGACGCAAACAGAAGACCCGCAGTCTCTCCGGAGGAGAACAACAGATGATGGCCATCAGCAGGGCGTTGATGAGCTCTCCCAACCTGTTGTTGCTGGACGAGCCGGGATTGGGCTTGGCCCCGCTGGTCATTCAGGATATCTTTGAGAAGATTTCCTACATCAACAAGCAGGACAAGGTGACCATCTTCCTGGTGGAGCAGAACGCCCGTATGGCGTTGAAAGCGTCCACAGAAGGGTATGTGATGGAAAACGGAAAGATCGTTCTGGCAGACCGCAGTTCCAATCTCTTGGTCAACGAACGGGTACGCCAGGCGTATCTTGGGGAATAA
- a CDS encoding ABC transporter ATP-binding protein — protein sequence MILLNTEGLTREFGGILAVSNVDFEVEQGLITGLIGPNGAGKTTLFNNMTGLDVPTSGKVHFDGKDITGMPAWKICRLGIARTFQNIRLFKELTVTENIMLGCHFKTGKDPMKGRFANAFRSYFRLQSEEDDLYAKALHWMEFFNLTDFRHELAKNLPYGHQRELEIARAMASGPKLLFLDEPAAGMNPQETEQLMETICRIRDEGVTVVLIEHDMRLVMNICDSITVLNYGQKIAVGTPNEIKSNPQVIEAYLGKEEA from the coding sequence ATGATTCTGCTGAATACGGAAGGGCTTACCCGTGAGTTTGGCGGCATCTTGGCCGTCAGCAATGTGGATTTTGAGGTGGAGCAGGGGTTGATCACCGGTTTGATCGGCCCCAATGGCGCCGGCAAGACGACGCTGTTCAACAACATGACCGGGCTGGATGTCCCGACCAGCGGAAAAGTGCATTTCGATGGCAAGGACATCACCGGAATGCCGGCATGGAAGATCTGCCGTCTGGGCATCGCCCGTACGTTCCAGAACATTCGTCTGTTCAAGGAACTGACCGTGACGGAAAACATCATGCTGGGCTGTCACTTCAAGACGGGAAAGGATCCGATGAAGGGACGGTTCGCCAATGCGTTCCGCAGTTACTTCCGTCTGCAGAGTGAAGAGGATGACCTGTACGCAAAAGCGCTTCACTGGATGGAATTCTTCAATCTGACCGACTTCCGGCATGAGCTTGCCAAAAACCTGCCGTACGGTCACCAGCGGGAGCTGGAGATCGCCCGTGCCATGGCCAGTGGTCCGAAGCTGCTCTTTCTGGATGAGCCTGCCGCCGGCATGAACCCCCAGGAGACGGAACAGTTGATGGAAACGATCTGTCGTATCCGGGATGAGGGCGTGACCGTGGTGTTGATCGAGCATGACATGCGGCTGGTGATGAACATCTGTGATTCCATCACCGTGCTGAACTACGGCCAGAAGATCGCCGTCGGAACCCCGAATGAGATCAAGTCCAATCCTCAAGTCATTGAAGCGTATCTGGGCAAGGAGGAAGCGTGA
- a CDS encoding branched-chain amino acid ABC transporter permease yields the protein MLSFFLLILIYTCIYALMAIGQNVITGYTGMLSMCQAGFFAIGSYATAILTTKLGWTFWETLPVSVVVSALFGFLIGLPTLRLKGDYLAIATLGFGEIVRNVLNNWDSLTKGPMGIQNIPMATIFGKKINPYTKVGFLTLCIVFLVIAYLLFQRLARSRMGRALEAIREDEIAAASTGINVTKYKVVAFMLGAGVAGIAGSLQAVFSLSVTPGTYTFMVSVMVLCMVVLGGMGNFMAAILGSFIIQLISYFPQLTGLSSVFPPQFKQVLFGLILVVMMIWRPQGIMGRKEHLYGKERKGGKQ from the coding sequence ATGCTGAGCTTTTTCCTGTTGATTTTGATTTACACCTGCATTTACGCGTTGATGGCCATCGGACAAAACGTCATCACCGGATACACCGGCATGCTTTCCATGTGTCAGGCGGGATTCTTCGCCATCGGCAGTTACGCCACGGCGATTCTTACCACCAAGTTGGGGTGGACATTCTGGGAAACACTTCCGGTTTCCGTGGTGGTTTCCGCGCTGTTTGGTTTCTTGATCGGACTGCCGACGCTCCGCCTGAAAGGTGATTACCTGGCCATCGCCACATTGGGCTTCGGAGAAATTGTTCGGAACGTCCTGAATAACTGGGATTCGTTGACCAAAGGCCCGATGGGCATCCAGAACATCCCGATGGCGACGATCTTCGGGAAGAAGATCAACCCGTACACCAAGGTCGGGTTCCTGACCCTCTGCATCGTGTTCCTGGTCATCGCCTACCTGCTGTTCCAGCGGTTGGCAAGGTCCCGGATGGGGCGTGCGTTGGAAGCGATCCGTGAGGATGAAATCGCCGCAGCTTCGACGGGCATCAACGTGACGAAGTACAAGGTTGTCGCGTTCATGCTGGGTGCCGGCGTCGCCGGTATCGCAGGAAGCCTGCAGGCAGTCTTCAGCCTTTCCGTCACGCCGGGAACCTATACGTTCATGGTTTCCGTGATGGTGCTCTGCATGGTGGTGTTGGGAGGCATGGGAAACTTCATGGCTGCCATCCTCGGCTCATTCATCATCCAGTTGATCAGCTACTTCCCGCAGCTGACCGGGCTCTCTTCCGTTTTCCCGCCGCAGTTCAAACAAGTGCTGTTCGGCTTGATCCTCGTCGTCATGATGATCTGGCGGCCACAGGGTATCATGGGACGGAAGGAACACCTGTACGGTAAGGAACGCAAAGGGGGTAAGCAATGA
- a CDS encoding branched-chain amino acid ABC transporter permease encodes MNGLTLGGIYALIALGYTMVYGILKFINFAHGDILMVGAYIGLFTYNALRGSAPLGAWTVTSFFIAMIVAMIACGFLGVVIERVAYKPLRHAARLAPLLSAIGVSFMLSNSAAWAFGTQSRKFNYPFDNTPINIHGVIITPHQILILAVAAIMMVALALFVDKTRMGKAMRATSIDQDTAMLMGISVDKVISLTFAIGSALAATGGILISLDFKAYPSMGMMTGLKAFVAAVVGGIGNIQGAMLGGIILGLLETFGVAVLGIPTGMKDTIAFGVLILILLIKPEGILGHAEKEKV; translated from the coding sequence ATGAATGGGCTTACGCTTGGTGGCATCTATGCTCTCATCGCCTTGGGGTACACCATGGTGTATGGAATCCTGAAGTTCATCAACTTTGCCCATGGTGACATCCTGATGGTGGGCGCCTATATCGGGTTGTTCACCTACAACGCGCTCAGAGGAAGCGCGCCGCTTGGCGCGTGGACGGTAACGTCCTTTTTCATCGCCATGATCGTCGCCATGATCGCCTGTGGTTTTTTGGGAGTGGTCATTGAGCGGGTGGCGTACAAGCCGCTTCGACACGCGGCACGTCTTGCGCCTCTTCTTTCCGCCATCGGCGTTTCCTTCATGTTGTCCAACAGTGCCGCGTGGGCGTTTGGGACGCAGAGCCGCAAATTCAACTATCCGTTCGACAATACGCCGATCAACATACACGGAGTGATCATCACGCCGCACCAGATCCTGATTCTTGCCGTAGCGGCGATCATGATGGTTGCCTTGGCGCTGTTCGTCGACAAGACCCGGATGGGAAAGGCGATGCGCGCCACCAGTATTGACCAGGATACGGCAATGCTGATGGGCATCAGCGTCGACAAGGTGATCAGCCTGACGTTCGCCATCGGTTCGGCTCTGGCCGCGACCGGCGGCATTCTGATCTCGTTGGACTTCAAGGCCTATCCTTCCATGGGTATGATGACCGGTCTGAAGGCATTCGTCGCCGCGGTTGTCGGAGGCATCGGCAACATCCAGGGCGCCATGCTCGGTGGCATCATCCTTGGGCTTCTGGAGACGTTCGGAGTGGCCGTCTTGGGCATTCCGACCGGCATGAAGGACACCATCGCCTTCGGTGTCCTGATCCTGATCCTGCTGATCAAACCGGAAGGCATCCTCGGCCACGCCGAAAAGGAGAAGGTCTGA
- a CDS encoding ABC transporter substrate-binding protein, which yields MKKQMLVLALIATMALAVSPLFANGASESGSKVQGPKIGFIGPMTGDYANYGTLCNNAVKLAIEEYNAKGGIAGKLPITLITEDSEGSVEKGLSAIEKLSSSDKINALIGPVFTGVSFAVGQRVQNEGIVMITPSATHKDITNIGNYVFRTVVSDGLQGEVAGKYFYEVLGYRNIAVLYAKNDYSQGLYEGVKENFEADGGKVTIAETFQVGDKDFKTQLTNIRAAKPEAIYIPNYTAEMAQILEQASELGMKIPFLSCDGFSNPQIFDLAGDFTKGVIYVGPAKAEESAAHETFVKNYTAKYGVGPDSFATNSYDAAYILFAAMERAYQKTGGFDRKAIRDEVAATKDFQGVNGTMNFEPNGDLVAYQGIYEVTGNTAASVVYKGAYTVTGGKLVSVK from the coding sequence ATGAAGAAACAGATGCTCGTTCTGGCGCTTATCGCCACAATGGCTCTTGCCGTTTCCCCTTTGTTCGCGAATGGGGCGAGTGAAAGTGGAAGCAAGGTGCAGGGACCGAAGATCGGGTTCATCGGACCGATGACCGGTGACTACGCAAACTATGGCACACTGTGCAACAACGCCGTGAAGCTTGCCATTGAAGAATACAATGCCAAGGGCGGAATCGCCGGAAAGCTTCCCATCACGCTGATCACCGAAGATTCGGAGGGTTCCGTGGAGAAAGGGCTCTCCGCCATTGAGAAGCTTTCTTCTTCTGATAAGATCAACGCGTTGATCGGACCGGTGTTCACCGGTGTCAGTTTCGCCGTTGGTCAGCGGGTGCAGAACGAAGGGATCGTAATGATCACCCCGAGCGCCACCCACAAGGATATCACCAACATCGGCAACTACGTGTTCCGCACCGTCGTTTCTGATGGTCTGCAGGGCGAGGTTGCCGGCAAGTACTTCTACGAGGTGCTGGGCTACCGCAACATCGCCGTCCTGTACGCCAAGAACGACTACAGCCAGGGCTTGTACGAAGGGGTGAAGGAGAATTTTGAAGCCGATGGCGGAAAAGTCACCATCGCTGAGACATTCCAGGTTGGAGACAAGGATTTCAAGACGCAGCTGACCAATATCCGCGCCGCCAAACCGGAAGCGATTTACATTCCGAACTACACCGCTGAGATGGCCCAGATTCTGGAGCAGGCAAGCGAGCTTGGGATGAAGATTCCGTTCCTCTCCTGCGATGGTTTCTCCAACCCGCAGATCTTTGATCTTGCTGGTGACTTCACCAAGGGCGTGATTTATGTTGGTCCTGCCAAGGCTGAGGAGAGCGCAGCGCATGAGACGTTCGTCAAGAACTACACCGCAAAGTACGGTGTGGGACCTGATTCCTTCGCTACCAACAGCTATGATGCCGCTTACATCCTGTTCGCCGCCATGGAGCGCGCCTACCAGAAGACCGGTGGGTTTGACCGCAAGGCGATCCGTGACGAAGTCGCGGCGACCAAGGATTTCCAGGGCGTCAATGGTACGATGAACTTTGAGCCCAATGGTGACCTTGTCGCCTACCAGGGTATTTACGAAGTAACGGGAAACACAGCAGCCTCCGTGGTCTACAAAGGTGCCTATACCGTTACCGGTGGTAAGCTCGTCTCCGTGAAGTAA
- the mscL gene encoding large-conductance mechanosensitive channel protein MscL — protein sequence MADKKTGFWEEFKKFISKGSVMDMAIGVIMGAAFTAIINSMVKDILMPIISLIVGRVNFADLKWVIKPATEGTAETALAYGNFIQAIINFLLIALCMFILMKQFNKMREAAEAKKKAAEAAAPAPAPAPAPDIALLTEIRDLLKKDQTK from the coding sequence ATGGCTGATAAAAAAACAGGATTTTGGGAAGAATTCAAGAAATTCATTTCGAAAGGAAGCGTGATGGACATGGCAATCGGCGTCATCATGGGCGCCGCGTTCACCGCCATCATCAATTCGATGGTCAAGGACATTCTGATGCCGATCATCAGCTTGATCGTCGGACGGGTCAATTTCGCAGATCTGAAGTGGGTCATCAAACCGGCCACCGAAGGAACAGCGGAGACGGCGTTGGCCTACGGCAACTTCATCCAGGCCATCATCAACTTCCTGCTCATCGCGCTGTGCATGTTCATTCTGATGAAACAGTTCAACAAGATGAGGGAAGCGGCGGAAGCGAAAAAGAAGGCTGCCGAAGCCGCAGCTCCCGCCCCCGCGCCAGCGCCGGCCCCGGATATCGCGCTTCTCACCGAGATCCGCGACCTGTTGAAAAAAGACCAGACGAAATAA
- a CDS encoding SDR family NAD(P)-dependent oxidoreductase — protein MKHPFGTNILVTGATSGIGLACARLFASQGYQVWGVARNVQGHEETGIRYRAMDVTDSAQVEEMLARIDAEAVSETGHHLSVVLDAAGNGITGSVDATPIDMVRRQMEVNFFGTLTVNRAALPFLRQEPRSLILLVSSVAGRITVPFQGHYSCSKYAVEAYGEALRMESARFGVHVSMIEPGDTTTGFTKHRVIAEPEDSPYRAAVLATTERIAHDEQNGDKAERVAKVALSIASHRRVPVRRAVGFVSKLEVSLIRFLPASLVDWIVGHIYLGGAS, from the coding sequence ATGAAGCATCCGTTCGGAACAAACATTTTGGTCACCGGAGCCACCAGTGGCATTGGACTGGCCTGCGCCCGTCTGTTCGCTTCCCAGGGCTACCAAGTCTGGGGCGTGGCGAGGAATGTCCAAGGACATGAGGAAACCGGCATCCGCTACCGTGCGATGGATGTCACTGACTCAGCCCAAGTGGAAGAGATGCTCGCCCGGATTGACGCCGAAGCGGTTTCAGAGACCGGACACCACCTGTCCGTGGTGCTGGACGCCGCAGGCAACGGCATCACCGGATCAGTCGACGCCACGCCCATCGACATGGTTCGCAGGCAAATGGAAGTCAACTTCTTTGGAACCCTGACGGTCAACCGCGCCGCATTGCCGTTTCTCCGCCAGGAACCCCGCTCGTTGATCCTGCTGGTCAGTTCCGTGGCAGGACGGATCACCGTCCCGTTCCAAGGTCACTACAGCTGTTCCAAATACGCCGTGGAGGCATACGGGGAAGCGCTCCGGATGGAAAGCGCCCGATTCGGCGTCCATGTTTCGATGATTGAACCGGGGGATACCACCACCGGCTTCACCAAGCATCGGGTCATCGCCGAGCCGGAAGACAGCCCCTACCGGGCGGCAGTGCTTGCAACCACAGAGAGGATCGCCCATGACGAACAGAATGGAGACAAGGCCGAGCGGGTTGCCAAGGTGGCTCTTTCCATCGCCAGCCACAGGCGGGTGCCGGTCCGTCGCGCGGTGGGATTCGTCTCAAAACTGGAAGTCTCTTTGATCCGGTTCCTTCCCGCTTCACTGGTTGACTGGATCGTAGGCCACATTTATCTGGGAGGTGCGTCATGA
- a CDS encoding cation diffusion facilitator family transporter translates to MTGWMIRHFVPNASDTKNSEVRSSYGTLASVTGVIVNCLLVAAKAAMGILSGSLAITADAVNNLSDAGGGILSLLVVRMAAKPGDKEHPFGHGRMEYIGALALGFLILMVGLELLKSGISGIRHPRELSVSPLIITLLSLSIMAKLWLFFFYRKIGKTIDNETLTAEGQDSVSDAVGTAAVLVSTVLQWLYGWHIDGFMSVVVSLFVLQTGLKVCKSTIDRLIGGKPDPKMVEEITRRMLSYPTIRGIHDLVINDYGPGRCIVTVHAEVDAHGDILAIHEVIDKAEREIEQAMHIMICIHMDPVVTDDPETNRLHAVFSAFLKTIDPKLTLHDFRRVPGKKQTNLLFDVLLPDDFQMPSATLNEKIVAYAHTLDPGYNMVIRYDNDFL, encoded by the coding sequence ATGACTGGCTGGATGATCCGTCATTTTGTCCCCAACGCGTCAGATACCAAAAACTCGGAAGTACGCTCTTCGTATGGAACGCTTGCGTCCGTCACCGGAGTAATCGTCAACTGTCTGCTCGTCGCGGCGAAAGCGGCGATGGGAATCCTCAGTGGATCTCTTGCCATCACGGCGGACGCGGTGAACAACCTCTCTGACGCGGGAGGTGGCATCCTCTCCCTTCTTGTCGTCCGCATGGCGGCAAAACCGGGGGACAAGGAGCACCCGTTCGGCCATGGCCGGATGGAATACATCGGCGCTCTGGCGCTGGGCTTTTTGATTCTGATGGTTGGTCTCGAACTGCTCAAATCCGGCATCAGTGGGATCCGCCATCCCAGGGAGCTGTCCGTCTCCCCGCTGATCATCACCCTGCTCAGTCTGTCCATTATGGCAAAGCTCTGGCTTTTCTTCTTCTATCGGAAGATCGGGAAGACCATCGACAACGAAACGCTCACCGCCGAAGGCCAGGACAGCGTCAGTGACGCCGTAGGCACGGCGGCCGTCCTGGTCAGCACGGTGCTCCAGTGGCTGTATGGCTGGCACATCGATGGATTCATGAGTGTGGTGGTCTCCCTGTTTGTCCTTCAGACAGGATTGAAGGTGTGCAAAAGCACCATTGACCGCCTGATCGGCGGCAAGCCGGATCCCAAAATGGTGGAGGAGATCACCCGGAGGATGCTGAGTTATCCGACGATCCGGGGAATCCATGACCTGGTAATCAACGATTATGGACCAGGGCGGTGCATCGTCACCGTCCACGCAGAGGTGGATGCCCACGGTGACATCCTTGCCATCCATGAGGTGATCGACAAGGCGGAACGGGAGATCGAGCAGGCAATGCACATCATGATCTGCATCCACATGGATCCGGTGGTCACCGATGATCCTGAGACCAACCGGCTGCACGCCGTCTTCTCCGCCTTCCTGAAGACGATCGACCCCAAGCTGACGCTGCACGATTTCCGCAGGGTTCCGGGAAAGAAACAGACCAACCTGCTCTTTGACGTACTGCTTCCCGACGACTTCCAGATGCCAAGCGCCACCTTGAATGAAAAGATTGTCGCCTACGCCCACACGCTGGATCCGGGATACAACATGGTGATCCGCTACGACAACGATTTCCTCTGA